The genomic region CCGTGCTAGTTGGTCGATTTGTACGTGGTCTCGTGACTGTTTCTATCGTTCAGTGAGTTCCCTCGGGAAAGTTTGCAAACATTTCGCGTAAAAGCAACATGAAGAAAACCAAGGACGTGTCGGACGAAGACGAATATTCTGCAGACGATCCAGAAGAAATGGAGGGGGCTTCTGAAGAAGAGTGGACTCCTGAGCCCGGAGTCGAAGTAAGCCCACGCTATCGCTTTGCTTCCCTCATTCTTATGTATCTTCAacgtttctctctttatttcctTGCCGATCataatcgtttattttctaatagGACTTGCAATCCGGATTCGACCTCGAGCAAAAACATTCATACGCCATTATTCACGAGTAAAGATCTGTCAATCAGAATCTTCTTTTGATCCGCGACTTTTAGGAGAAagtaatggaaatatttttaacgttttccGAGATTAATTTTGCGATTCCATTCTAGTGGTTTCCCATTCTCTGTTTATATTACGCAGCTGACCATGTTATGGTCAGATGCAAATCGTTTTTCATTAATCTTCTCAAATATGAATCTGCTGTGTTAACAGCGCCGTTGAACCCGTGACAAACACGCTACTCGATACATCGTAGATTCCCGAAAATTTTATCTGGTTAGCAAATAATTTAGCTCGATCTATCGTGAATACATGGAAGCTATCGATGATTCATGATGTAAGGACAAGTCTTATGCTGAAATGAAGCATtcttttgtgtaaaataatttttctcagtCATAAACGTGAAGTCGCGTCTGTTGTCGCTACTGCCGCGAATTATCGTTGCCGGCCGGTCACTCAGTGGCGCCGGCCAATGAGTTCTTCAAAACAGTACAACTACTACCTGTGCATCGTGTGCATGCATGCGTGCGCCGCGAGTGATATTGTTTCATGTGGTATTTTACAGTTTCTCTCTGATTTTAGgatcaattttctaaattcaaataaagtcGTCATTGAAGTAGATCCTACAAGATagatttcaattcttttcaatctgattattttaaacatattcgtATCAACTGTACcgttaacaaattttccatgtgccattttcattttttaatgttgaagtaatgtattttaattaatgttatttagaGTGGTACTAAAAAGAGGCCTCAGAGGGAAGTTGCCAAAAAGCGGCAACATtcagaagaagaggaggatgaagaagaagaagaggatgaGGAAGAAGATGATGAAGAGGACGACGAATCTGATTCTGACACAGGAAAGAAACCCAAGAAAAAAAGGCGATctaagaaagaagaagatgaagatgaaGAGGATTCTGATGATAACAGCTTCAACGAATCATCTGGAGAAACACCAAAAGACTTTACTGTACGCTCATACATAAGGTTGCTTGATTAATAGGGagaaaacattgtttttattgttcatttttgtttctacaGTCTGGCGCATTTGTTGTCGCAAAAGCAGACATTGGTGGAAGCACGGAACCAACGTTATGGAGGATAGATGGAAAAGCGTTACTGCAAAAGTTTTTACCTTTcaaagaagaaggaaagacATTGTACAAAAGCACATCGACTGTAAGTTTCATATGTCTAGTATTTGCTGTTGAACTTGTTACTAGATTTTTAACTTTTGGTCTGTTACAGTATTCTGGATGGTCTGTGAATAACAAAGATAAATACTTGGCAGCACAAGTGACTTTCAAAGTTCAAAGTAGAACAGAAACAATTGTTGAACTTCATCTTGATCAGCAACAGCAAGAAGTTGTAAAGTAAGttctaaaatttctttatatatgCTCTATAATCTTACTGGAGCCGTAGcagtaattgtttatttattcctttcttttcagagaagaaaaagaagactaATTATAAGATCAAAATTGatcttatttgtttatatacattttaaggTATGCTAAGAAAGAATACATCTACATTCACATGTACACAATAAACACTACACAAGCATATTACGATTACACATAGATGCAGTTTACAAAATGATATTCTAGCAGATTcgtgtttgaaaataaaattgagtgGACCATGGATCTTAGTTTGTTGCAAAACGTAGCTTTATATGTAATTGATGATACTATCGATTCCAGATACACACTTCAATTAACAGTAAAGCTATCTGTGTACCTTTATCATTatccaattatttaaatacacaCATTATCCACTCATatctcatattttataatatcaacaaAGTTTGGACTCTTATTTGAactgcaaattatttttaaaatgctgtCTTGTATTTTTCCTTGTAACAGTCACAATCATGATCTCAAAATTCACATGGCCGTCTACtgtactttaaatatttatatcgtatagTGTTACTTTGAGTAAAATCTTGCATTATGTTTAGTCAACAAAATGCAAAACGTTAGATATAGAAATCACAGTGTCAGTTACCGTTTGTGTTGTGTTCCTATCATTGTGTAATTTCCCTAAAAAATCATATTGTTTCAAactttctatttcaattttgggGAACCTTCGTGGCCATAAGTGTGTAATGTATAATGCATTTATGCCGATAGCAATAGTgtgaacaaaaaataaattgtactgTCACAAATCATGTTCAGTAATATATCATGTTGGGACTAGTTTTATGGATATAAATTATGGATCGcattcaaaaaaaaaaaagaaaagagggtaaaaacaaattgtgtttaatatttattcagtgtTCCCATATTTGTACATTTCATCGTTTcttaaacaaaacaaaaaaacgaCTATCCTGTTTGTATAATCTATGTACATCAAACTTATTGGAATGTAGGCATAtagtaagaaatataattttcattataagtttaaaattttaaacattaaatgatatatttgaaaacaattctATGAGTtctctttctaaaatttcagataagatcgaagaatatttaaaattgtacttCAAATGTTTCTAATTATAGTACCTATAAGTACACCTgctatattcatattttcttcaattagTAAGCGTTTGCGTTCAAGTATAATTGATGCTACCGAGAAGCTCGAATAAATCAATAGTCGTTTcgtaataaaaacaaattaattgtaacCATTGAAGTATAGAGAATCTTGAGCACAAAGAAGAGTATTATAAtcttattgaataaaaattacgcaCATCCATCTTTTTTACAAATCAGATCTTTCTTCGTATTGGCTGTGCGAATAAATTTTGGAAGCTGCTACACTACTTCAAGAGTGTATATTCTTTTAGTCTAATCATCACAATGAAGATTAGAAGGTAGTGTGAACATCGAAATAGGcaagaaagtataaaattagcaaaattttttcaatttttctttgctttttaAATCCTAAGAAAAAACAttcaaaaaatgtataacaattattactatttttccgATGTTGAATCGTCTACTGTTTTGTAGATGTTAAAGAacttattatgtattatattctataatatataatattaagggAAGAAAATAtggtataaaaaatatatttttttgtttaacgcAATTCGCAagcatgaaattattaattcatatcTTCGTAGGTCGACAcaacaatttatatactataagaaacaaattcaatgTTCACACAGATCCGGAATGTAGTGTATTGACGTTGTTATTCGCGCTACAAATATATAAGCAGTCGTCAAgtatttacgaaaaatattctctttcTGAAAAGATTTTGTTCGACTGTATTTTCAGTCGCAATTGTAAGTGAAATATCAAAGATTACTAAGAACAGTAGGAAACATTCTGATCGTGAACAAAGACATTGCACGTACGTACCAATGTTCAGTAACCATCACGTATTTCactaatctattttatttgagttATAAATAAGACGATTGAATAATTACTGGACGAAATTTTGCAAACTTCTTTAATTGACCCTCGGAATGTGacataattttcgatttttataaaaaaattttttaattattttagtcatGCTTATAGTCTATTGCATATATGAACGATGAAACTATGGAATTATTCGTACGTTGATGTAACAGTAATATAACTTTAAAGTTCAACAGAGAAGAGAATTCTACtaaaagtaacaaatataatataatacaataaaagtaAGATTCAAACataacgaaatattataattgtatgtgACAATGACAACTTATTTGTAAATGTTATTGTGTATTGAACATTGGTATTTGTTCtacattactatataataagaataaaatttaaaaacataacaaaatatctacatctttatttataactgTAAACACAAAAACGCAACTGTTATGAATAAAGATGTTCCTTCGTACATAAACCATTGGCATTGACAGTTATTATGATACTAATTACTTCCTGAGATACTTTCATGTGCCAGTTTTACTACAAGTATGATGTTTAAAAATCACGCAGCGCTACTTACTGATacgcgtaaaataaatatttcatacttgAAATAGATCAGTGAAGTGGAACTTGATACATAGTGTACgagataaaatgttttttctgGTATGATTAATCCATCATTCTCATCGTTTGCATGTTACCGAAAATGGTTTCGGCGTCGTATTTATACATTCTGATTAAAATCCTGGTTCTAATCGTACGGATAATACACTACTCAACATTTCACGAATTTCCGCCATTtcccttctattttttttcactattttttcaaaattcttattttcttgaataattttatccaTCTTTTTCCAATACTTCGTAGAGCCAGaacgacaacaacaacaatttGCCGTACCCTCTCCACTATCGTTACATGTTTGTCTTAAAGACTGATTTTTTTCTACATAATGTTTACTGACATTATGTTGTTTTTCTTCATCTAAATTATCATCTATACATTGAATAGAAtcatctatattttttaaaagtgtgCTACaactttcatcttcaatttttgATTTCGCATTCTTCGTGATCTTTTGAAACGATTTCGCATGAATCTTCTTACTATGTTCACAGGTATTTATCTTTTCTTGCGAGTTCATTACTTTCTCTTCCATT from Augochlora pura isolate Apur16 chromosome 5, APUR_v2.2.1, whole genome shotgun sequence harbors:
- the LOC144470196 gene encoding uncharacterized protein LOC144470196, whose product is MKKTKDVSDEDEYSADDPEEMEGASEEEWTPEPGVESGTKKRPQREVAKKRQHSEEEEDEEEEEDEEEDDEEDDESDSDTGKKPKKKRRSKKEEDEDEEDSDDNSFNESSGETPKDFTSGAFVVAKADIGGSTEPTLWRIDGKALLQKFLPFKEEGKTLYKSTSTYSGWSVNNKDKYLAAQVTFKVQSRTETIVELHLDQQQQEVVKEEKED